The Pseudanabaena yagii GIHE-NHR1 genomic interval GTTTTGTTATGTCAAAAGAGATCTCGTTTAGATGGTTTAGTGTATTTGTATGTTTTTATGAGATCGCTAGCTTGATTGTCTACCTGACAACATCTTTTTCCTCTTTGGCTTGGATCATTGCATTTTTTTCACTCTTACCATTTTATGGAGTTTGTGTAATTAGCATGATTGTAGCAACCATCAAAAAACGCAATGCTAGAGTCAGGTATTACAGGGCTTTTATTCCATTAATATTCGTACTTCAAGCAGCCAAGCTTTTATCTAGCCCCGCAAGCTGCTATGGATGGAGTCAGGGTAATAGTTGCTACTCATTATTACAATTATTACTAGATCCTGCAAATCTCAAAACGCTTTCAAATCCGCCTCCCCATTGGCTAACAATCGAATCCATATTTCCAATTGCATTAATCCTTTATATGATTTCTGTTGGAGCTTTTTTGCTGACGATTCGCGTTCAAGAAGTTTAAAAGGATAACCCTATGAAGTCTCAGGGTGATAATAATTTGGTGTAGTATCAGCCATCAGGGCAATTGTAATTCAGTATAACGTCCCAATCTTGACTCTTTTGATTACCTCTTAATCTCAAAAAGTCACTTTTATCCGAACTTCCAACCTATAAGAAGTCTAATACTAGTATGCTCGAAAATGCTCGTGAATTTCTTTCCCAGATTAATAATTACCCAATCTCATCAAGACTAGAGGAAGAGATAACAAATAGCGATCGCGCTTTATTTATTCTCCATGACCAATTGAATCTTGCTGTTTTTCCTAGAGATTTACTTGATCGTAAGCCAATTTTAATCTTTGTCGAATCTCTAGCCTATGCCACCTCTATTCCGCATCACAAACAGAAATTAGTTTATATATTGAGCACTCAGAGGCACTTTGCAATTAGCTGCTATCAGAAGGGTTTTCTCATTGTTAATCTATTTGCCGAAGGGGCTTATGCTGATGCTTTAGAGGAATTCCTCATACGTTATCCAAATATAGAGTTAACCTATATGCAGCCTTCTGAATGGGATACGCGATCGCAGATGGCAAGATTAGCAAATATATTTGGTAAGCGTATTAAGGCTTTACCCAATCAATTTTTCATTGCTGATGTTGAGAAGTTTAAACCTAAAATCAAAAAAGGTTATCGCCTAGAAACTTTTTATCGAGAATTACGAAAACAGACAGGCTATCTGATGCAAGACGGTAAACCGATTGGCGGTAATTGGAACTACGATAAAGAGAACCGCAAGGCATTACCGAAACAGATAGTAATTCCAGAAATCCCAGAAATTAAACCTGATCCCATTACTCAGGAAGTAATTGAGCTAGTCCAGAAATACCTTCCCAATACATTTGGGAAGGTAGATAAATTTATTTATGCTGTAACCCGCGATCGCGTCCTTGAGCTAGCTCAATTATTTGTCGAAACCCGCTTATCCAGATTTGGAGCTTACGAAGACGCAATCAAAGTAGGAGAACCATTTCTATTTCATTCAGTATTATCAATATATCTAAATAATGGCTTGCTCTTACCAAGGGAGATCTGTGAAATGGCGATCGCAGCCTATGAAAAAGAATTAGCTCCTCTGAACTCCGTTGAAGGATTTGTACGCCAGATCCTCGGATGGAGGGAGTATATTCGCATTTATTATGAAGCAAAGATGCCAGATGTCCGCGAGAGTAACTATTTTGGATTTGATAACCATCTACCGCAGTTCTATTGGGATGCAAATACAGATTTACTATGTCTCAAAGATGCGATTACCCAAGTTTTAAATTACGGCTATTCACATCACATTCAACGCTTGATGATCTTAAGCAATTTCAGCAATCTCATCAACACTGATCCCCGCCACCTAAATCGCTGGTTTTGGCTTGCCTATGTGGATGCCTATGAATGGGTTGAACTACCTAATGTCCTAGGAATGTCTACCTTTGCGGATGGAGGCATATTAGCATCTAAGCCCTATGTCTCGGGAGGTAACTATATCAATAAAATGAGCAATAGTTGCTCGCAGTGCAAATACAATGTGAAGGAAAAAACGGGCGAAACTGCT includes:
- a CDS encoding cryptochrome/photolyase family protein produces the protein MLENAREFLSQINNYPISSRLEEEITNSDRALFILHDQLNLAVFPRDLLDRKPILIFVESLAYATSIPHHKQKLVYILSTQRHFAISCYQKGFLIVNLFAEGAYADALEEFLIRYPNIELTYMQPSEWDTRSQMARLANIFGKRIKALPNQFFIADVEKFKPKIKKGYRLETFYRELRKQTGYLMQDGKPIGGNWNYDKENRKALPKQIVIPEIPEIKPDPITQEVIELVQKYLPNTFGKVDKFIYAVTRDRVLELAQLFVETRLSRFGAYEDAIKVGEPFLFHSVLSIYLNNGLLLPREICEMAIAAYEKELAPLNSVEGFVRQILGWREYIRIYYEAKMPDVRESNYFGFDNHLPQFYWDANTDLLCLKDAITQVLNYGYSHHIQRLMILSNFSNLINTDPRHLNRWFWLAYVDAYEWVELPNVLGMSTFADGGILASKPYVSGGNYINKMSNSCSQCKYNVKEKTGETACPFNYLYWNFVDKHRESFTENGRVSLMVNAYDKKTEDEKQEIHLSASKFINGIKYAPLIS